Proteins found in one Gigantopelta aegis isolate Gae_Host chromosome 12, Gae_host_genome, whole genome shotgun sequence genomic segment:
- the LOC121386741 gene encoding putative uncharacterized protein DDB_G0294196 produces MNQSDKIYFFYKDHAVVKTWDGNGQVYVHINKVTKTGTKSLTFSAEAFPSFCQNVTKIMQSLDRLERENEEEMSMIQYSDLFETQQLQPKSQPKQLQPQLVEPQLEPQQLQPKYQQQPQQQHQQLQTQPKPQQLQPQPQPQQLQTQRSVQMKRRFLPYVERTHTRCVQTNSQAQHPKMIRKATKEENEEQSDIRLVTNTHRVTNTQSVNPLVSNFVSQIRRESDKQTYERITPEEEEEVFIYV; encoded by the exons atgaatcaaagtgacaaaatatatttcttttacaaGGACCACGCAGTGGTAAAGACATGGGACGGTAATGGTcaggtatatgtacatataaacaagGTTACTAAAACAGGGACAAAGTCCCTGACATTTTCAGCTGAAGCATTTCCctcattttgtcaaaatgttacgAAAATAATGCAGTCCCTCGATCGGTTGGAAAGAGAGAATGAGGAAGAAATGTCTATGATTCAATACAGCGATCTATTCGAAACGCAGCAGCTACAACCAAAGTCACAACCGAAGCAGCTACAACCACAGCTGGTAGAACCACAGCTAGAACCGCAACAGCTACAACCGAAGTATCAGCAGCagccacaacaacaacaccagcAGCTACAGACACAACCCAAACCCCAGCAGCTACAgccacaaccccaaccccagcAGCTACAGACACAGAGATCTGTACAAATGAAAAGAAGATTCCTCCCGTATGTTG AAAGAACACACACAAGGTGTGTGCAAACGAATTCCCAAGCACAGCACCCTAAAATGATTAGGAAGGCAACGAAGGAAGAAAATGAAG aACAGTCAGACATACGACTGGTAACGAACACACATCGAGTAACGAACACTCAGTCAGTAAATCCTTTAGTCTCAAACTTTGTAAGTCAGATACGAAGAGAGTCAGATAAACAAACGTATGAAAGGATTACaccagaagaagaagaagaagtctTCATTTATGTTTGA
- the LOC121386030 gene encoding merozoite surface protein CMZ-8-like, producing the protein MNGKQIQCAIDCDSDLRSRISPTPISAPVTPTVPLAQSPTPISAPVTPTDPPSPPVILSPSTMAVLDPDTPSVHLSPEPQLTTTPSTTTFIPFPDSPSDPLLITPPVPYFMPLSPLFLSNDDSDEEIELFSLMRK; encoded by the exons ATGAATGGAAAGCAGATTCAGTGTGCGATTGACTGTGACTCAGATTTACGTTCACGCATT TCCCCCACACCTATTTCTGCTCCTGTCACTCCCACGGTTCCTCTCGCACAGTCCCCCACACCTATTTCTGCTCCTGTCACTCCCACGGATCCTCCCTCACCCCCAGTTATTCTCTCACCAAGCACCATGGCTGTTTTGGACCCTGACACTCCCTCAGTTCATCTCTCACCAGAACCACAACTCACCACCACTCCAAGTACAACCACTTTTATTCCCTTTCCTGATTCACCATCTGACCCCCTCTTAATTACACCACCTGTGCCTTATTTTATGCCCCTGTCTCCTCTGTTTCTTTCTAATGATGACAGTGATGAGGAAATAGAATTGTTTTCATTGATGAGGAAATAG